A single Streptomyces sannanensis DNA region contains:
- a CDS encoding type II toxin-antitoxin system Phd/YefM family antitoxin has protein sequence MAYEIPVTQARAELADLINRVVYGGERVVVTRHGKPLVALVSAADLERLEEAAEPAEEQVITSVSTVREVPSAPGERQRFGIAAEHRGHGGRGR, from the coding sequence ATGGCCTATGAGATTCCGGTGACGCAAGCCCGCGCAGAGCTCGCCGATCTGATCAACCGCGTGGTGTACGGCGGGGAGCGGGTGGTCGTGACGCGGCACGGGAAGCCGCTCGTCGCCTTGGTCTCCGCTGCTGACCTGGAGCGACTCGAGGAGGCGGCGGAGCCGGCCGAGGAGCAGGTGATCACTTCGGTCTCCACGGTCCGCGAGGTTCCGTCCGCTCCCGGCGAACGGCAGCGCTTCGGCATCGCGGCGGAGCATCGCGGGCACGGCGGCCGGGGCCGTTGA
- a CDS encoding SpoIIE family protein phosphatase has translation MPDERTENNDVLQTTIDRLRAEVAGLRRAMATRGVIEQAKGLLSERLSCTPDEAFDHLVDLSHSADRKLVDVAADLLGTVAPPEAEPADEQQATPVAEPASASVVPPRPEPSYDRETAPPAALPETFAARYHLAASALSTVGTPDDLARVLCQVALSPLGVRAAVLALLEPDGALRLVGSHGVSRHQLSQWQRIPPYTSVPLTEAVQRGTAVWVADPEEFAARYPDLTGDDVVPGRTVCALPLRTGEQVIGAMKLGWTEETRLDPATLRYLSVLSRLCATHLLRVLSFDSGSQGSPLPSGEPWFRAVLDALLDPVLILTAVREPDGKVTDLRVEHANRATVDMAGRTGEDIIGWRVTELYPGMVAAGTFQSLLDVVASGVPYEGRAEQFIEVVGGTVHASTMTLHATPFLDGVLLSWRSHDEQERRDAQLAQAQYLARLGTWQWDASDAESLTCFGEIFSLLGVADACRTGTLTVADATEVIAPEDLPAVEALARRLLAGEPAGQVEFRVLPPGQPARIVQVVAETVPGGKGGIVTAIRGVLQDITAWRRTQHALVQTRTRLATEHRAVQALQQALIDVPRIPRGAGLELAVRYLPAETEADVGGDWYDALALPDGDVLIVVGDVSGHGLKAAAGMAQLRHALRGLAYTGAGPDEMLTRLNQLLCHQGGYIATAVCGRLDPVSRSLSWSRAGHLPPVLRRGRRTLLVAQPEGILLGASPGAAYGSAVLELEPEDTVVLYTDGLVERRDGDLDHGLRELVAAVDEYRGTGIEGCLDHVLSRLHAPNPLDDTCLLGIHLTGNGEEEQGHGP, from the coding sequence ATGCCCGACGAACGAACCGAGAACAACGACGTCCTGCAGACAACGATCGACCGGTTGCGCGCAGAGGTCGCGGGACTGCGCCGGGCCATGGCCACACGGGGCGTGATCGAGCAGGCCAAGGGGCTGCTCAGCGAGCGCCTCTCCTGCACGCCGGACGAGGCATTCGACCATCTCGTCGACCTCTCCCACAGCGCCGACCGCAAACTTGTCGATGTCGCGGCCGATCTGCTCGGGACAGTTGCCCCGCCCGAGGCGGAGCCGGCCGACGAGCAGCAAGCGACTCCCGTCGCCGAGCCGGCGTCCGCGAGTGTCGTGCCGCCTCGACCGGAGCCTTCGTACGACAGGGAGACCGCCCCACCGGCGGCGCTTCCCGAGACCTTCGCCGCCCGCTACCACCTCGCCGCGTCCGCGCTGAGCACGGTGGGCACTCCCGACGACCTGGCACGTGTCCTCTGCCAGGTGGCGCTCTCCCCGCTGGGCGTCCGGGCCGCCGTACTGGCCCTGCTGGAACCGGACGGCGCACTGCGCCTGGTCGGCAGTCACGGGGTGTCTCGGCACCAGCTCAGCCAGTGGCAGCGGATCCCCCCGTACACCTCCGTCCCGCTCACGGAGGCGGTGCAGCGCGGAACCGCGGTCTGGGTGGCCGATCCGGAGGAGTTCGCGGCCCGCTACCCGGACCTGACCGGTGATGACGTGGTGCCGGGACGAACGGTCTGCGCGTTGCCGTTGCGCACGGGGGAGCAGGTGATCGGCGCCATGAAACTCGGCTGGACGGAGGAGACCCGGCTCGATCCTGCCACCTTGCGGTACCTGTCCGTACTGTCCCGGCTGTGCGCGACACATCTGCTGCGGGTGCTGTCGTTCGACAGCGGAAGCCAGGGCTCCCCGTTGCCTTCCGGTGAACCCTGGTTCCGGGCCGTGCTCGACGCGTTGCTCGACCCGGTGCTGATCCTGACCGCGGTCCGGGAACCCGACGGCAAGGTGACGGACCTCAGGGTGGAGCACGCGAACCGTGCCACCGTCGACATGGCGGGGCGGACGGGGGAGGACATCATCGGGTGGCGGGTCACCGAGTTGTACCCGGGAATGGTCGCCGCCGGCACTTTCCAGAGCCTCCTGGACGTGGTCGCCTCCGGAGTGCCGTACGAGGGGCGGGCGGAGCAGTTCATCGAGGTCGTCGGCGGTACGGTGCACGCCTCGACGATGACCCTGCATGCCACGCCCTTCCTCGACGGGGTGCTGCTCAGCTGGCGGAGCCATGACGAGCAGGAACGCCGGGACGCCCAGCTCGCCCAGGCTCAGTACCTGGCCCGGCTCGGCACCTGGCAGTGGGATGCCTCCGACGCCGAGTCGCTGACATGCTTCGGTGAGATATTCAGCCTGCTGGGGGTCGCCGATGCCTGCCGGACCGGCACCCTGACCGTCGCGGACGCGACAGAGGTGATCGCGCCGGAAGACCTGCCGGCCGTCGAGGCGCTGGCGCGCCGGCTGCTGGCCGGGGAGCCGGCCGGCCAGGTGGAGTTCCGCGTGCTGCCGCCCGGTCAGCCCGCACGGATCGTCCAGGTGGTGGCCGAGACCGTGCCGGGAGGCAAGGGCGGCATCGTGACGGCGATTCGGGGCGTACTGCAGGACATCACGGCTTGGCGCCGCACCCAGCACGCCCTGGTACAGACACGCACACGGCTTGCCACCGAGCATCGCGCCGTCCAGGCCCTTCAGCAGGCGCTGATCGATGTGCCGCGCATCCCGCGCGGCGCGGGTCTCGAACTGGCCGTGCGTTACCTTCCCGCGGAGACCGAGGCCGACGTGGGCGGCGACTGGTACGACGCTCTCGCCCTGCCGGACGGCGATGTGCTGATCGTCGTCGGTGACGTGTCGGGTCACGGCCTGAAGGCCGCGGCGGGTATGGCACAGCTCCGCCACGCGCTGCGCGGCCTCGCGTACACGGGCGCAGGGCCCGACGAGATGCTGACCCGGCTGAACCAGCTGCTCTGCCACCAGGGGGGCTACATCGCCACAGCGGTCTGCGGCCGACTGGACCCCGTCAGCCGCAGCCTCAGCTGGTCCCGGGCCGGTCATCTGCCGCCCGTTCTACGCCGGGGCCGCAGAACGCTCCTCGTCGCGCAGCCGGAGGGCATCCTGCTGGGCGCGAGCCCTGGAGCCGCGTACGGATCGGCGGTCCTGGAGCTGGAGCCCGAGGACACCGTCGTGCTGTACACCGACGGTCTGGTGGAGCGCCGTGACGGCGACCTCGACCACGGGCTGCGGGAGTTGGTGGCGGCGGTCGACGAATACAGGGGCACCGGCATCGAGGGATGCCTGGACCATGTACTGAGCCGACTGCACGCCCCCAACCCGCTGGACGACACGTGCCTGCTCGGCATCCACCTCACCGGCAACGGCGAGGAGGAGCAGGGCCATGGACCGTGA
- a CDS encoding ATP-binding protein, with amino-acid sequence MADRQEASVTLPSDPASVSAARRYVSDLLIEWGLPTEAEAADTVRLIVSELATNAVQHTFGQSPTFTVDVRLDRYEQLRVGVTDSHPRWPQRLPAAVQQDNGRGMVIIRWLTAEAGGRLSVTPTADGGKTVWIDLPWTVPVQQ; translated from the coding sequence ATGGCAGACCGCCAGGAAGCATCCGTCACTCTGCCGAGCGATCCCGCCTCGGTCTCCGCCGCCAGGAGGTACGTCAGCGATCTCCTGATCGAGTGGGGTCTGCCCACAGAGGCCGAAGCCGCCGATACGGTCCGGCTGATCGTCTCGGAGCTCGCCACCAATGCCGTCCAGCACACGTTCGGCCAGTCGCCCACCTTCACCGTGGACGTCCGGCTGGATCGCTACGAACAGCTGCGCGTCGGGGTCACCGACAGTCATCCCCGCTGGCCTCAGCGGCTTCCCGCAGCCGTCCAGCAGGACAACGGACGTGGCATGGTGATCATCCGCTGGCTCACCGCGGAAGCCGGCGGGAGACTCTCCGTCACCCCCACCGCGGACGGTGGTAAGACCGTCTGGATCGACCTGCCCTGGACTGTCCCGGTCCAGCAGTAG
- a CDS encoding C40 family peptidase, with protein MPAHKHVPSLLSRTGTTSVLTLAAVGATVLAPGTASEAQAVTSRATKALQVAASKKGAPYKYGATGPNRFDCSGLTLYSFKKAGIKLPRTAQQQYNKTRHISASKRQRGDLVFFHSGSYVYHVGIYAGGGKIWHSPKTGSWVKLDKIWSKHVWYGRVR; from the coding sequence ATGCCTGCGCATAAACATGTCCCGTCTTTGCTGTCACGGACCGGTACCACCTCCGTTCTGACACTCGCCGCCGTGGGCGCCACCGTACTGGCGCCCGGCACGGCATCCGAGGCACAGGCCGTGACGTCACGCGCGACCAAGGCACTGCAGGTCGCCGCTTCGAAGAAGGGTGCGCCCTACAAGTACGGCGCCACAGGTCCGAACCGCTTCGACTGCTCCGGGCTGACGCTCTACTCGTTCAAAAAAGCGGGCATAAAACTGCCGCGTACCGCGCAACAGCAGTACAACAAGACCCGGCACATCTCCGCCTCCAAACGGCAGCGCGGTGACCTGGTCTTCTTCCACTCGGGATCGTACGTCTACCACGTCGGGATCTACGCCGGCGGCGGGAAGATCTGGCACTCCCCCAAGACCGGCTCCTGGGTCAAACTGGACAAGATCTGGTCCAAGCACGTCTGGTACGGCCGGGTGCGTTAG
- a CDS encoding YbaK/EbsC family protein: MNEHDVYAKLIGLLDERGAVYRVIEHEPQGATEAVSKLRGNTLAQAAKCIVLMVKTGKKTRRYVLAVVPGDRRVDLNAVKELVGGTYAGFATPEVAERLAGSVSGTILPFSFDPELEPVVDPGLLVHEEIFFNAARLDRSLALRTADYTAIAEPRTAAIAQE; encoded by the coding sequence GTGAACGAGCACGACGTGTACGCCAAGCTGATCGGCCTGCTGGACGAGCGGGGCGCCGTGTACCGGGTCATCGAGCACGAACCTCAGGGCGCCACCGAGGCGGTGAGCAAGCTGCGCGGCAACACCCTGGCACAGGCGGCGAAATGCATCGTCCTCATGGTCAAGACCGGCAAGAAGACGCGGCGTTACGTGCTGGCCGTGGTGCCCGGCGACCGGCGGGTGGATCTGAATGCGGTCAAGGAGCTGGTGGGCGGTACGTACGCCGGGTTCGCGACCCCCGAGGTGGCGGAGCGGCTGGCCGGCAGCGTGAGCGGCACCATTCTTCCGTTCTCCTTCGACCCGGAGCTGGAGCCGGTCGTGGACCCGGGGCTGCTGGTGCATGAGGAGATCTTCTTCAACGCGGCACGGCTCGACCGTTCACTGGCGCTGCGCACCGCCGACTACACGGCGATCGCCGAGCCGCGTACGGCTGCCATCGCGCAGGAGTAG
- a CDS encoding lysophospholipid acyltransferase family protein: protein MFYYVLKYVVLGPLLRLLFRPRIEGIENIPAGGAAIVAGNHLSFSDHFLMPAIIKRRITFLAKAEYFTGPGLKGRLTAAFFRSAGQIPVDRSGKEAGQAAIREGLGVLSRNELLGIYPEGTRSHDGRLYKGKVGVAVMAIKAQVPVIPCAMVGTFEVQPPGQVVPRIKRVTIRFGEPLDFSRYAGMENEKAVLRAVTDEIMYAILGLSGQEYVDRYAADVKAEQANRGA, encoded by the coding sequence GTGTTCTACTACGTGCTCAAGTACGTCGTGCTGGGGCCGCTGCTGCGGCTGCTGTTCCGGCCACGGATCGAAGGGATCGAGAACATCCCGGCGGGGGGCGCCGCGATCGTCGCGGGCAATCATCTGTCGTTCTCCGATCACTTCCTCATGCCCGCGATCATCAAGCGGCGAATCACCTTCCTCGCCAAGGCCGAGTACTTCACCGGGCCCGGACTCAAGGGCCGGCTGACCGCCGCGTTCTTCCGCAGTGCCGGGCAGATCCCGGTGGACAGATCCGGCAAGGAGGCGGGACAGGCCGCGATCCGGGAGGGCCTCGGGGTGCTGAGCAGGAACGAGTTGCTGGGCATCTATCCGGAGGGCACCCGCTCGCACGACGGCCGGCTCTACAAGGGCAAGGTCGGCGTGGCGGTCATGGCGATCAAGGCGCAGGTGCCGGTGATCCCGTGCGCGATGGTCGGCACCTTCGAGGTCCAGCCGCCCGGTCAGGTCGTACCACGCATCAAGCGCGTCACCATCCGCTTCGGTGAGCCGCTGGACTTCTCGCGCTACGCGGGCATGGAGAACGAGAAGGCCGTACTGCGCGCGGTCACCGACGAGATCATGTACGCGATCCTCGGGCTCTCGGGCCAGGAGTACGTCGACCGGTACGCGGCCGATGTGAAGGCCGAGCAGGCGAACCGCGGAGCTTAA
- a CDS encoding hemerythrin domain-containing protein has protein sequence MGHGGNVIQELTTDHREVDTLFAEFEKLPAGDQQRREVVDRLTIELVRHSVAEEEHLYPAVRRYVDDGDDMADKEIEEHGEIERLLKELEGCSPDDSRFDTLMARLKSSVTAHMKDEEEQLFPLLVEASSAALLAELGENVRRAKETAPTRPHPSVPSTPPANKLIAPGLGMVDRVRDMLTGRG, from the coding sequence ATGGGCCACGGCGGAAACGTCATCCAAGAGCTGACGACGGACCACCGCGAGGTGGACACGCTCTTCGCTGAGTTCGAGAAACTTCCCGCGGGCGATCAGCAACGCCGGGAAGTGGTGGATCGGCTGACGATCGAACTGGTCCGGCACTCGGTCGCGGAAGAGGAACACCTGTACCCGGCAGTCCGGCGTTACGTGGACGACGGGGACGACATGGCGGACAAGGAAATCGAGGAGCACGGCGAGATCGAGCGCCTGCTCAAGGAGCTCGAAGGCTGCTCGCCGGACGACAGCCGCTTCGACACACTCATGGCCCGGCTGAAGTCGTCGGTCACCGCACACATGAAGGACGAGGAGGAGCAGCTCTTTCCCCTGCTGGTCGAAGCAAGCTCCGCAGCACTCCTCGCGGAGCTGGGGGAGAACGTCCGCCGAGCCAAGGAAACCGCTCCCACCCGCCCCCACCCGTCCGTCCCGAGCACGCCGCCGGCCAACAAGCTGATCGCGCCCGGACTGGGCATGGTGGACCGGGTGCGCGACATGCTGACCGGCCGCGGCTGA
- a CDS encoding cytochrome c oxidase assembly protein, with product MDHSGHGMTMDLPPFTLERGLEFSADPFFLIGSVLGLALYGWGVLRLRRRGDSWPVGRTVSFVIGVLTIALVMCTKLNDYGMVMFSVHMVQHMVISMLSPILLLLGAPMTLALRALPVAGRGRKGPRELLLALLHSRYMRTITHPAFTIPMFIASLYALYFTPLFDFLMGSKAGHIGMMVHFLAVGLVFFWPIMGVDPGPHRPGYVMRMLELFAGMPFHAFFGIALMMASEPMVQTYIDPPSSLGIDALTDQQAAGGIAWAFSEIPSVVVLIALVFQWYGSEQRQARRKDRAADRDGDKELEAYNAYLASLAARGR from the coding sequence ATGGATCACAGCGGGCACGGTATGACGATGGATCTGCCGCCGTTCACGCTGGAGCGTGGGCTGGAGTTCTCCGCGGACCCCTTCTTCCTGATCGGCAGCGTGCTGGGGCTCGCCCTGTACGGCTGGGGTGTGCTGCGGCTGCGCCGGCGCGGTGACAGCTGGCCGGTCGGCCGGACCGTGAGCTTCGTCATCGGCGTGCTGACCATCGCGCTGGTGATGTGCACCAAGCTGAACGACTACGGCATGGTCATGTTCAGCGTGCACATGGTGCAGCACATGGTGATCAGCATGCTGTCCCCCATCCTGTTGCTGCTCGGCGCCCCGATGACGCTGGCGCTGCGCGCGCTGCCGGTGGCGGGACGTGGCCGCAAGGGGCCGCGTGAGCTGCTGCTGGCCCTGCTGCACAGCCGCTATATGCGGACCATCACGCATCCGGCGTTCACCATCCCGATGTTCATCGCGAGCCTCTACGCGCTGTACTTCACCCCTCTCTTCGACTTCCTGATGGGGTCCAAGGCCGGGCACATCGGCATGATGGTGCACTTCCTCGCGGTCGGCCTGGTCTTCTTCTGGCCGATCATGGGCGTGGACCCGGGGCCGCACCGCCCCGGCTATGTGATGCGGATGCTGGAGCTCTTCGCGGGCATGCCGTTCCACGCCTTCTTCGGCATCGCGCTGATGATGGCGAGCGAGCCGATGGTGCAGACGTACATCGATCCCCCGTCCTCGCTCGGCATCGATGCGCTCACCGACCAGCAGGCCGCGGGCGGCATCGCCTGGGCCTTCAGCGAGATCCCCTCCGTGGTGGTGCTGATCGCCCTGGTCTTCCAGTGGTACGGCTCCGAGCAGCGGCAGGCGCGCCGCAAGGACCGGGCCGCCGACCGGGACGGGGACAAGGAGCTGGAGGCGTACAACGCCTACCTCGCCTCGCTGGCCGCGCGCGGTCGGTAG
- a CDS encoding ATP-dependent Clp protease proteolytic subunit, with the protein MDRPAARYVLPEFTERTSTGTRTLDPYSKLLAERIIFLGTAVDDTAANDVMAQFMHLEHAAPDRDISLYINSPGGSLTAMTAIYDTMQYVTCDVETVCLGQAAGEAAALLAAGTPGKRLALPGARVVVRQPAVDEPFRGQPSDLEIHAAEMLRLRGTLAELLVHHTGQSAERVTETIERDTVFDAEGAKAYGLVDHILASRKAPRAFTGAR; encoded by the coding sequence ATGGACCGACCCGCCGCCCGCTACGTCCTGCCCGAGTTCACCGAACGCACCAGCACCGGGACCCGCACGCTCGACCCGTACTCCAAGCTGTTGGCGGAGCGGATCATCTTTCTCGGCACGGCCGTCGACGACACCGCGGCCAACGATGTGATGGCCCAGTTCATGCATCTGGAGCACGCCGCGCCCGACCGGGACATCTCGCTCTACATCAACTCCCCCGGCGGATCGCTCACCGCGATGACCGCGATCTACGACACGATGCAGTACGTCACCTGCGACGTGGAGACCGTGTGCCTGGGCCAGGCCGCGGGGGAGGCCGCCGCACTGCTCGCCGCGGGCACCCCCGGCAAGCGGCTCGCACTGCCCGGGGCCAGGGTGGTCGTCCGGCAGCCCGCCGTCGACGAGCCATTCCGAGGGCAGCCGTCGGATCTGGAGATCCACGCGGCGGAGATGCTGCGGCTGCGCGGCACACTGGCCGAACTGTTGGTACATCACACCGGGCAGAGCGCCGAAAGGGTGACCGAAACCATCGAGCGGGACACGGTCTTCGATGCCGAGGGGGCCAAGGCCTACGGCCTGGTCGACCATATTCTGGCGAGCCGCAAGGCCCCCCGGGCATTCACCGGAGCGCGGTGA
- a CDS encoding Scr1 family TA system antitoxin-like transcriptional regulator encodes MRQGPAVRRRKLGKELRRLRDRTGLTSGEVAQRVGWHQSKVSRIVTGRSGVKAEDVTRLLDAYGMHDFQLRALLEALTDYAEDSGTHWRHAYRGLLPPQYRDFMSLESRASTARTLETSVVPGPLQRPDYARAVTRAVLAGLPADKVDSLVEVRLARQEVLRTPNPLELSAVLDESVLRREVGGTARTFQQLFLRRTMAAQQSQQRDEQLRRDGPARRRAVGRPRLQTPGRADSALPS; translated from the coding sequence ATGCGGCAGGGTCCCGCGGTGCGTCGCCGCAAACTCGGCAAGGAACTCCGCCGACTGAGGGACCGAACCGGCCTGACGAGCGGGGAAGTGGCCCAACGGGTCGGCTGGCACCAGTCCAAGGTCAGCCGCATCGTGACCGGACGCAGCGGCGTCAAAGCCGAGGATGTCACCAGGCTGCTCGACGCGTACGGCATGCACGATTTCCAACTCCGCGCTCTTCTTGAAGCCTTGACCGACTATGCGGAAGACAGCGGCACGCACTGGCGGCATGCGTACCGGGGGCTGCTGCCGCCGCAGTACCGCGACTTCATGAGCCTGGAGTCCCGGGCCAGTACAGCGCGCACGCTGGAGACCTCGGTGGTGCCCGGTCCGCTCCAGAGACCGGACTACGCGAGGGCGGTGACCCGGGCCGTGCTCGCCGGGCTTCCGGCCGACAAGGTGGACTCGCTCGTCGAGGTGCGGCTGGCCCGGCAGGAGGTGCTGCGCACGCCGAACCCGCTGGAACTGAGCGCGGTGCTCGACGAGTCGGTGCTGCGCCGCGAGGTGGGCGGCACAGCACGTACCTTTCAGCAATTGTTTTTACGGCGCACGATGGCGGCGCAGCAGTCGCAGCAACGGGATGAACAACTGCGTCGAGACGGCCCCGCTCGGCGGCGCGCTGTTGGCCGTCCGCGACTTCAAACACCCGGAAGGGCCGACTCTGCTCTTCCCTCCTGA
- a CDS encoding SRPBCC family protein, which translates to MSRVQESIDVDVPLHTAYNQWTQFEEFPKFMEGVKEVRQLDERHNHWKTKVAGVAREFDTEIVDQLPDERVAWRTTSGDVDQKGVVTFQPLDETHTRVRLAMDVEPHGIAEKTADLTGMLDRRVKGDLGRFKDYIEERGRETGGWRGRISPGMT; encoded by the coding sequence ATGAGCAGGGTGCAGGAATCGATCGATGTCGATGTGCCGCTGCACACGGCCTACAACCAATGGACCCAGTTCGAGGAATTCCCGAAGTTCATGGAGGGCGTCAAGGAGGTCCGCCAGCTCGACGAGCGGCACAACCACTGGAAGACGAAGGTGGCAGGCGTGGCGCGCGAATTCGACACCGAGATCGTCGACCAGCTGCCGGACGAACGAGTGGCCTGGCGCACGACATCCGGAGACGTCGACCAGAAGGGCGTGGTGACGTTCCAGCCGTTGGACGAAACGCACACGCGCGTCAGACTCGCCATGGACGTCGAGCCGCACGGCATCGCGGAGAAGACCGCCGACCTGACCGGCATGCTCGACCGGCGGGTCAAGGGCGATCTGGGCCGCTTCAAGGACTACATCGAGGAACGCGGACGGGAAACGGGTGGCTGGAGAGGGCGGATCTCGCCGGGAATGACCTGA
- a CDS encoding DUF6328 family protein: MSDARPGPARHETQDERADRNFAELLQELRVTQTGVQILFSLLLTLAFTPRFTTLDSFQRGAYVASLMLAVLATALLLTPAAVHRRLFHEGFKPQIVAVSSRLAQVGMGVVSLALTGSVLLVMDVVHGRAWGIAAGAFVLLLCAGLWWLLPRLVKRGVSRS; this comes from the coding sequence ATGAGTGACGCACGTCCCGGCCCGGCTCGGCACGAGACCCAGGACGAACGGGCCGACCGCAACTTCGCCGAGCTGCTGCAGGAGCTCCGGGTCACGCAGACCGGGGTGCAGATCCTGTTCTCCCTCCTGCTGACCCTGGCCTTCACCCCGCGCTTCACGACGCTCGACTCGTTCCAGCGTGGCGCCTATGTCGCCAGCCTGATGCTCGCCGTGCTGGCCACCGCGCTGCTCCTGACCCCCGCCGCGGTGCACAGGAGACTGTTCCACGAGGGATTCAAGCCGCAGATCGTGGCAGTGTCCTCACGGCTGGCCCAGGTCGGCATGGGGGTGGTGTCGCTCGCGCTGACCGGCTCGGTGCTGCTGGTCATGGACGTGGTGCACGGCAGGGCCTGGGGGATCGCCGCCGGTGCCTTCGTGCTCCTCCTCTGCGCCGGCCTGTGGTGGCTGCTCCCCCGGCTGGTCAAGCGCGGCGTCAGCCGGAGCTAG
- a CDS encoding 8-amino-7-oxononanoate synthase: MPRSPFDWIDEQAVRRERAGLVRTLRPRPVDSALLDLAGNDYLGLTRRPEVTEGAAGAARRWGGGATGSRLVTGTTELHGQLERELADFCGFEAALVFSSGYTANLAALTALSDRDSLIVSDAGNHASIVDGCRLSRAGTTVVPHAEPEAVRKTLDAHDGRALVVTDSVFSVDGDAAPLAGFAEACREHGAALVVDDAHGLGVLGDGGRGALHAAGLAGADGVVATLTLSKSLGSQGGAVLGPAKVVEHLVNTARTFIFDTGLAPAAVGAALAGLRLLRQEPELAGRARAVAAELHRRLTAEGLRAVRPDAAVVSVQAPSPEAAVRWAADCREGGLAVGCFRPPSVPDGVSRLRLTARADLTRDQIDAAVETILRTAPTG, encoded by the coding sequence ATGCCGCGCAGTCCATTCGACTGGATCGACGAACAGGCAGTGCGGCGCGAGCGCGCCGGCCTCGTCCGCACGCTGCGCCCGCGCCCCGTGGACTCCGCGCTGCTCGATCTCGCCGGCAACGACTACCTGGGACTGACCCGGCGTCCGGAGGTCACCGAGGGGGCCGCCGGGGCAGCCCGCCGCTGGGGCGGCGGCGCCACCGGGTCCCGCCTCGTCACGGGCACCACCGAACTGCACGGGCAGCTGGAACGGGAACTGGCCGATTTCTGCGGATTCGAGGCGGCGCTGGTCTTCTCGTCCGGTTACACCGCGAACCTGGCGGCGCTCACCGCGCTCAGTGACCGCGACTCCCTGATCGTCTCCGACGCGGGCAACCACGCCTCGATCGTCGACGGATGCCGGCTGTCGCGCGCCGGAACCACGGTCGTGCCGCACGCCGAACCGGAGGCCGTCCGCAAGACCCTCGACGCGCACGACGGGCGTGCGCTCGTCGTCACCGACTCGGTCTTCTCGGTGGACGGCGACGCCGCGCCGCTGGCCGGCTTCGCCGAGGCATGCCGGGAGCACGGCGCCGCGCTGGTCGTCGACGACGCACACGGGCTCGGTGTACTCGGCGACGGCGGACGGGGCGCACTGCACGCCGCCGGGCTCGCCGGGGCGGACGGTGTGGTCGCCACCCTCACCCTCTCCAAGTCCCTGGGCAGCCAGGGCGGGGCCGTCCTGGGACCGGCGAAGGTCGTCGAGCATCTCGTCAACACGGCCCGTACCTTCATCTTCGACACCGGACTCGCCCCGGCCGCCGTCGGGGCAGCACTCGCCGGACTGCGGCTGCTGCGCCAGGAGCCGGAGCTGGCCGGGCGCGCCCGGGCCGTGGCCGCCGAGCTGCACCGGCGGTTGACCGCCGAGGGCCTGAGGGCCGTACGCCCGGATGCGGCCGTGGTGTCGGTGCAGGCCCCGTCGCCCGAGGCGGCGGTGCGCTGGGCGGCGGACTGCCGGGAGGGCGGTCTCGCGGTGGGCTGTTTCCGGCCGCCGTCGGTGCCGGACGGCGTCTCCCGGCTCCGGCTGACCGCACGCGCCGACCTGACGAGGGATCAGATCGACGCCGCGGTGGAAACGATCCTGCGGACCGCGCCCACCGGTTAG